The proteins below come from a single Nocardiopsis gilva YIM 90087 genomic window:
- a CDS encoding M20/M25/M40 family metallo-hydrolase, which yields MRRSRRELVDVVGETEGMSPAEGEVVDLCRELIAIDTSNYGDHSGPGERVAAEYVAEKLDEVGVESTIYEKHPGRSSVVARITGADSSRPPLLIHGHLDVVPADADDWTHHPFSGEIADGCVWGRGAVDMKDMDAMVLSVLRQRMREGRIPPRDIVLAFLADEEAGGSWGAQWLVDEHPGLFADCSDAISEVGGFSLTVADDRRLYLIETAEKGIAWMRLTARGTAGHGSMVNDDNAVTEIAAAVARLGQHEFPIRLTKTVRTFLEEVCEEFGIEFDENDVEGTLARLGPLATMIGATIRNTLNPTVLSGGYKANVIPGTATAEVDGRFLPGMEDEYFAEIDRLLGPKVQREFIHHLPAVETEFEGGIVSAMADSLLAEDPGAKAVPYCMSGGTDAKSFQRLGIRNYGFAPLKLPPELNFAGMFHGVDERVPVDALRFGVRVLDRFIEAS from the coding sequence ATGCGACGATCCCGAAGGGAGCTGGTGGACGTGGTGGGAGAGACGGAGGGCATGAGTCCGGCCGAGGGTGAGGTTGTCGACCTGTGCCGGGAGCTCATCGCCATCGACACCTCTAACTACGGGGATCACTCCGGTCCCGGGGAGCGGGTGGCGGCGGAGTATGTGGCCGAGAAGCTCGATGAGGTCGGGGTCGAGTCCACGATCTATGAGAAGCATCCAGGGCGGAGCAGCGTCGTGGCGCGGATCACCGGGGCCGACTCCAGTCGGCCGCCGTTGTTGATCCATGGGCACCTGGATGTGGTCCCCGCCGATGCCGACGACTGGACGCATCACCCCTTCTCCGGGGAGATCGCCGACGGCTGTGTCTGGGGCCGCGGTGCGGTCGACATGAAGGACATGGACGCGATGGTGCTGTCCGTGCTGCGGCAGCGCATGCGCGAGGGGCGGATTCCGCCGCGGGACATCGTGCTCGCGTTCCTGGCCGATGAGGAGGCCGGGGGGTCGTGGGGTGCGCAGTGGCTGGTGGATGAGCACCCCGGCCTGTTCGCCGACTGCAGCGACGCGATCAGTGAGGTCGGGGGATTCAGTCTCACCGTTGCTGACGACCGGCGGCTGTACCTGATCGAGACCGCGGAGAAGGGCATCGCGTGGATGCGCCTGACCGCGCGCGGCACGGCCGGTCATGGGTCGATGGTCAATGACGACAACGCCGTCACGGAGATCGCCGCCGCCGTCGCGCGGCTGGGGCAGCACGAGTTCCCGATTCGGTTGACGAAGACCGTTCGCACCTTCCTCGAGGAGGTGTGCGAGGAGTTCGGTATCGAGTTCGACGAGAACGACGTCGAGGGAACCCTCGCCCGTCTCGGTCCCCTCGCCACCATGATCGGCGCCACGATCCGCAACACCCTCAACCCGACTGTTCTCAGCGGGGGGTACAAGGCCAATGTCATTCCGGGCACCGCCACGGCGGAGGTGGACGGACGTTTTCTGCCCGGTATGGAGGACGAGTACTTCGCCGAGATCGACCGGCTTCTCGGCCCGAAGGTGCAGCGCGAGTTCATCCATCACCTCCCCGCCGTGGAGACCGAGTTCGAGGGCGGCATCGTGAGCGCGATGGCCGACTCGCTGCTCGCCGAAGACCCGGGCGCCAAGGCGGTCCCCTACTGCATGTCCGGCGGCACCGACGCGAAGAGCTTCCAGCGGCTCGGTATCCGCAACTACGGGTTCGCCCCCCTGAAGCTGCCCCCCGAGCTCAACTTCGCCGGGATGTTCCACGGGGTCGACGAGCGTGTGCCGGTTGACGCGCTGCGTTTCGGCGTGCGGGTGCTGGATCGGTTCATCGAGGCGAGTTGA
- a CDS encoding Asp23/Gls24 family envelope stress response protein, producing MAIEHTDYERLPCGSDIDTVLAHERDGEPTEHELRCPHCRAAVEEHGVLLAARSELAAERVVAPPHLLDDVMRLVRADPRSRRALRVPGEEEGVTRVRRSAAAAVLRTAAEDVPGVADARVAELIEGEDGIEIELRVRLHVGTPVPRVDAALRTRVAEVVRDQLGWRTARLDISVLDVEDGR from the coding sequence ATGGCGATAGAGCACACCGACTATGAACGGCTGCCGTGCGGCTCCGACATCGACACGGTTCTGGCGCACGAGCGCGACGGCGAGCCGACCGAGCATGAACTGCGGTGCCCGCACTGCCGCGCGGCGGTCGAGGAGCACGGCGTGCTGCTCGCCGCCCGGTCCGAGCTCGCCGCGGAGCGCGTGGTGGCTCCACCGCACCTACTCGACGACGTGATGCGGCTGGTCCGCGCCGACCCGAGGTCGCGCCGAGCCCTGCGGGTGCCTGGAGAGGAGGAGGGGGTGACCCGGGTCAGGCGCTCGGCTGCGGCCGCCGTGCTGCGCACGGCGGCAGAGGACGTCCCCGGTGTGGCCGACGCCCGCGTCGCGGAGCTCATCGAGGGCGAGGACGGGATCGAAATCGAGTTGCGCGTACGGCTGCACGTGGGCACTCCTGTCCCGCGGGTGGACGCCGCTCTGCGCACGCGGGTGGCCGAGGTCGTCCGCGACCAGCTCGGCTGGAGGACCGCCCGGTTGGACATCTCCGTGCTCGACGTCGAAGACGGACGCTGA
- a CDS encoding RNA polymerase sigma factor — MANTPYCDDTALVKRARDGDAAAFEVLVRRHQDTVYRIALRVLNDPADAADASQEALVAAWRRLPDLDDPATFRAWLYRIVTRRALNTARARTPESPSDLLEGERTGRGAGPEHHTVASGLRDALAQALLDLPPQQRVCWILYEMEQMTYGEIAETVGVTTDAVRGRIHRARSHLVEALKPWR; from the coding sequence ATGGCAAATACCCCGTATTGTGACGACACGGCGCTGGTCAAGCGCGCCCGGGACGGCGACGCCGCGGCGTTCGAGGTGCTGGTTCGGCGGCATCAGGACACCGTGTACCGGATCGCCTTGCGCGTCCTGAACGATCCGGCGGACGCCGCGGACGCGTCGCAGGAGGCGCTCGTCGCGGCATGGCGCCGCCTCCCCGACCTGGACGATCCAGCGACATTCCGGGCGTGGCTCTACCGCATCGTCACGCGCCGCGCTCTGAATACGGCGCGAGCGCGCACCCCTGAGTCGCCGAGCGACCTCCTGGAAGGCGAGCGGACCGGCCGCGGCGCCGGGCCCGAACACCACACGGTCGCCAGCGGCCTGCGCGATGCCCTCGCCCAGGCCCTCCTCGACCTTCCGCCGCAGCAGCGCGTCTGCTGGATCCTGTACGAGATGGAGCAGATGACCTACGGCGAGATCGCTGAGACCGTCGGTGTGACGACGGACGCCGTCCGCGGCCGCATCCACCGTGCCCGATCCCACCTCGTGGAGGCGCTGAAGCCATGGCGATAG
- a CDS encoding CsbD family protein, with protein MGNIENEFENAKGKAKETAGKAMGDSELETEGKLDQAKAGIEDAAEDVKEKAGETAEKIKNVFKR; from the coding sequence ATGGGCAACATCGAGAACGAGTTCGAGAACGCCAAGGGCAAAGCCAAGGAGACCGCCGGCAAGGCCATGGGGGACTCCGAGCTGGAGACCGAGGGCAAGCTCGACCAGGCCAAGGCCGGGATCGAGGACGCCGCGGAGGACGTCAAGGAGAAGGCCGGAGAGACCGCCGAGAAGATCAAGAACGTCTTCAAGCGCTGA
- a CDS encoding Asp23/Gls24 family envelope stress response protein: protein MTDSKAEPKVPEAREKNASGADARELVTAKGTTSIADHVVAKIAGMAAREVGGVHSMGGGAARAFGAMRDRIPGATTSGTAARGVSVEVGERQTAADIDLVIEYGVSIPDLAAAVRRNVITAVERMTGLEVTEVNITIDDIYLPDDEVDDGGSEPRVQ from the coding sequence GTGACCGATTCGAAAGCAGAGCCCAAGGTGCCTGAAGCACGCGAGAAGAACGCCTCCGGGGCCGACGCCCGTGAGCTGGTAACGGCGAAGGGCACGACCTCGATCGCCGACCACGTCGTCGCGAAGATCGCGGGCATGGCCGCGCGGGAGGTGGGCGGCGTGCACAGCATGGGCGGCGGCGCCGCCCGGGCTTTCGGGGCCATGCGCGACCGGATTCCCGGCGCCACGACCTCCGGGACCGCTGCACGTGGAGTGTCCGTGGAGGTGGGCGAGCGCCAGACGGCGGCCGACATCGATCTGGTGATCGAGTACGGGGTGTCCATCCCCGACCTGGCGGCGGCGGTACGCCGCAACGTCATCACCGCCGTGGAGCGGATGACGGGCCTGGAGGTCACCGAGGTCAACATCACCATTGACGACATCTACCTGCCCGACGACGAGGTCGACGACGGTGGATCCGAGCCGCGCGTCCAGTGA
- a CDS encoding Asp23/Gls24 family envelope stress response protein, with amino-acid sequence MTAITAPGHPPRQRGGAAAHGHGSTTIPERVVTKIAARAAAEVPGVGEVSGGLGRLVGAGAGPARVTVRLSGREAERTATIRLGIAVRYPRPAATTARRVREHVAHTVERLTGIRVGRVDIEVVELLRGDAAGDRAQPR; translated from the coding sequence ATGACGGCGATCACGGCGCCCGGGCACCCGCCACGGCAGCGGGGAGGTGCTGCCGCGCACGGGCACGGCAGCACGACGATTCCCGAACGGGTCGTCACCAAGATCGCCGCACGTGCTGCTGCGGAGGTGCCGGGAGTCGGCGAGGTCAGCGGCGGTCTCGGGCGACTAGTCGGAGCCGGAGCGGGGCCCGCCCGGGTCACCGTCCGCCTCAGCGGCCGGGAAGCGGAGCGCACGGCGACCATCCGGCTGGGCATCGCCGTGCGCTATCCGCGCCCCGCCGCGACGACCGCCCGACGTGTACGGGAGCACGTCGCGCACACGGTCGAGCGGCTCACCGGGATACGCGTGGGCCGCGTCGACATCGAGGTCGTTGAGCTGCTCCGCGGAGACGCGGCCGGAGACCGGGCGCAGCCGAGATGA
- a CDS encoding DUF6286 domain-containing protein produces MTTTADTEWSAPDPGTAERARRVAVRAFRPYRIWPTVIAAVLLLAVAGTAAAEVISALAGVPLGIPFIGTAAQRVGGAQWNAPEVQFASAALALIGLLLIAVALLPGEGRWAALHTGDPDLIVGLSRPALRRTLTAAALGTGGVDSAKVAVRRRRIRVRVRTELAETAELRAAVTATVEERLADIAPLRSYRVTTTVRRTKP; encoded by the coding sequence ATGACGACAACGGCGGACACCGAGTGGAGCGCGCCGGACCCGGGTACGGCCGAGCGGGCCCGCCGGGTGGCGGTGCGCGCCTTCCGGCCGTACCGGATATGGCCGACGGTGATCGCGGCGGTGCTGCTGCTCGCTGTGGCGGGCACGGCGGCGGCCGAGGTGATCTCCGCGCTGGCCGGTGTGCCGCTGGGCATCCCGTTCATCGGCACGGCGGCCCAGCGGGTCGGCGGCGCCCAGTGGAACGCCCCGGAGGTGCAGTTCGCCTCGGCGGCCCTGGCTCTGATCGGCCTGCTGCTGATCGCGGTGGCGCTGCTGCCCGGCGAGGGCCGGTGGGCGGCGCTGCACACCGGCGACCCCGATCTCATCGTCGGCCTGTCCCGGCCCGCCCTCCGACGGACGCTGACCGCGGCGGCGCTGGGCACCGGCGGGGTGGATTCGGCCAAGGTGGCGGTGCGGCGCCGACGGATCCGCGTGCGCGTACGCACCGAACTGGCCGAGACCGCGGAGCTTCGGGCGGCGGTCACCGCCACAGTGGAGGAGCGCCTGGCGGACATCGCTCCGCTGCGCTCCTACAGGGTGACCACCACCGTGCGGCGGACGAAGCCATAA